AGACCGGGACACCAATATTCGCCGCATTGGTTTTGTGGCCCATCTCCTCACCCGCAATGGCGTGATTGTGCTGGTGTCTGCCATTTCCCCCTATCGGGCCATTCGGGAAGAAGTGGCTGCAACGATTGGCGACTTTGTGGAAGTGTATGTGAACGCTCCCCTCAGTGTCTGCGAAGATCGGGACGTGAAAGGGCTATACAAACGGGCCAGGGCCGGGGAAATCAAGCAGTTCACTGGCATTGATGATCCCTACGAGGCTCCCCTGAACCCCGGCATTGAGTGCCGCACGGATTTGGAAACCTTAGAGGAAAGCACCCAGAAAGTTCTAGACAAGCTCAAGGCACTGGGTTGCATTGACTAGGTTTGCTGAACCGAAACCTCGGAATCCTCATCTTAGCCCCCCTAGTCTCCCAATTTTGGGGGCAATGGCTCCTGTTCCCCTCCTCGGTCGGGGTTAGGGGTGGGTTAGACCTGGCGATCGCAACCATGGATGAGAAATACGTCCTGTTGCTGGCATAAGTTGACCCACCCCCACTGCCATAAGCGCAGTGCATCGCTCGGATCTCTCGCTTTTTTGACCCATTTTTGGGGTTTCCGCTTTCAGCGGGACAAGATTACCAGAATAGTGGGGCGCTTCGTGCCCCACTGTCCCGGCTTAGGTTCATACCCCATTTTTAATATCCATTGCTGGTTCAGTACT
This region of Prochlorothrix hollandica PCC 9006 = CALU 1027 genomic DNA includes:
- the cysC gene encoding adenylyl-sulfate kinase, which encodes MASDSTQRGVTLWFTGLSGAGKTTISDAVEAELRSRGVKMERLDGDIVRENLTKGLGFSKEDRDTNIRRIGFVAHLLTRNGVIVLVSAISPYRAIREEVAATIGDFVEVYVNAPLSVCEDRDVKGLYKRARAGEIKQFTGIDDPYEAPLNPGIECRTDLETLEESTQKVLDKLKALGCID